The sequence ACCCCACCGGCCAGCGCTCCACCAGAAACCCTGTCTGGGCCGCATCCGCCTCATGCAGATACACCGGCAGGCCTAGGCGGGCCTGGATACCGGCGGCCAGGGCGAGATCTGCGGGCCGGCGGCCGTACACCACCAGGGAATTGCCCATGGCGCTGGTGGTGCTGTGCAGATCGAGGGCCACGGCGCAGGGCACCTGTCCGTCAGGACCATGGGCCGCCAACAAGGCACGGGCCCGCAGCACCTCGCGCTCGCTGCGGCTTGTGTCCGCAAACAACTCTGGGGTGAAGCAGCGATTGAGATCGCGATCGAGATAACGACGATTGGCGGCGAAGGCCTCCGGATTGCCGATCTCCAGCTGCAGCGCAAGGCCCGAGGCCTGCAGCAAGTCCGGGCGCGCACGCCATTGCTCGAGCAGCCAGGGGGCATTGCGCTCGTTGCCATGGGTGGCCGCCACCACCAGAACTCGGCCCTGGCCCATGCCTGTCCTTCGGCTCGTTGTTGCGCCAGCCTGGCAACGATGCAGCGCGTGCGGCGATGGCGATTCCTCCTGGGGTGGTAAGCGCCGCCCGGGCCGGCTGGCGCTGGCAATGGCGACAGCTGATGCAAGGACTCGGGCCCGCCGACAGCGATGGCCACTACCGACGGCCCGCCGCAGCCTTCAGCGCGCTGCCACCGCTGCCGGCCACGGCGGCGGAACCGCAATCGCATGTGCTGATCGTGGGGCGCAGCTGCCCCTGGGCTCACCGGGCCTGGCTGGTGTGGACGCTGCGGCAGTTGCAGGACTCGATCGAGCTGCTGGTGGTGGAGCCCGATCCAGAGGCCGGGCGTTGGCGCTTCAACACCCCGTTTTTGGGCTGCAGCACCCTGCAGGAGCTCTATCGCCGCTCCGGGGCCGCCGCCAACCAACGGGCCACCGTGCCTGTGCTGGTGGACCGCAGCAGCGGCCGGGTGGTGCTCGGGGAGAGCGCGCGGCTGATCGAGCTGCTCAACCAATGGCCAGCGCCCATGACCGCGCCCGATCTAGCCCCACCGGAGCTCCGTGCACAGGTGGGCAGCTGGCGAGACCTCTTTCAAGGTGCCGTCAACGACGGGGTGTATCGCTGCGGCTTTGCGCGCAACCAAGCGGCCTACGACCGTGCGGAAGGCGAGCTCTTCGCAGCGCTGGATGAAGCCGAAGCAGCCCTGGCCATGGCTGACGCCGGGCCCTGGCTGTGCGGCACCCACCTCACCCTGGCGGATGTGCAGCTCTTCCCAACGCTGATCCGCCTGGAGCTGGTGTACGCACCACTGTTCGGCGTGTCACGGCGCCCCCTCTGGCAGCTGCCGGCCCTCTGGCGCTGGCGCCAACGCATGTATGGGCTGCCTGGCGTGGCCGACACCTGCTGCGATCAGGCCTGGCGCCACGACTACTTCGGTGCGCTGTTCCCCTTGCACCCGTCGGGGATCGTGCCCGCCGGCCCAGCCCTGGTCACACTGGTGCAAGCACCGCTGCAGCCATGACCAGCTTCGAAGGGGTGTACGGGCCGTACAGCATCACGGCCGACGACGAGCGCGAGGTACTGGGCTACCGCCTGGCCCTGTTCACGGCAGCCCTCGCCCAGGCGGGCCTGCTGCTGCAGTGGAAGCAACTGGGGGAGGCCTGGCTGTGGCCCTGGCTAGTTCCTCTGCTGCTCGGGGTTGGCCTGGCCCTGCGCTGGATCCACATTTATCTGCGGCCGTTGCATCGCGCCCTGCAACTGCTGTGGTTGCTGGGGTGCCTGGGGTTTGCAGCACTGGCCCTGCGGGCGGGTCCCACCGGGATGGCCGCCGCCGTGGCGGCTGATCCCCGCTGGATCTGGGCGATCGGGCTCTTCTTTGCCGCCCTGGCGGGCATCGGCTTCAAGGAATTCTTCTGCTTCCGCCGCCCCGAGGCGATCGGGGTGACGTTGCTGCTGCCACTGGCCCTGCTCGGTGCCCTGAGCGGACTGTTGCCCGTAGCAGCCAGCGGCACCTTGCTGGGGCTGGAGGCGGGCCTGCTGCTGGTGCTAACCCTGCGCAAATTCCCGATGCCGGCGCACGCGGATGTGGGCGACAAGAGCGTGTTTGCTTATCTGGAAGCGCAGCGGCAGCAACCCAGACCTTGAGCCTGATCAGCCTGGTGGATGTCCGCAAGGACTTCGGCATCCGCACCCTGTTTGACGGCCTCAGCCTGCATGTGGGCGAGCGGGAGCGGCTGGGGCTGATCGGCCCGAACGGAGCGGGCAAATCCACCCTGATGCGGGTGCTGGCGGGGCAGGAGCCCCCAGGCGCCGGCGAGCGGCGCACCCTGCCCCAGGCGCGGATTGTGCTCGTCAGCCAGGAGCCGGAGATGGATCCCGAGCGGACCGTGCTCGAGCAGGTGTTCGCCGAAAGCGGCGAAAAGATGCAGCTGCTGCGGCGCTACACCGAAGTGAGCGACGCCCTGGCCCACGCCCATGCCAACGGCGACGACGACACCGCCCTGCTCTCGGAATTGGGCGAGCTCAACGCCCGCATGGACCAGAGCCAAGCCTGGGATCTGGAGCAACAGATTCGCGAGGTGCTGCAACGGCTCGGCATCGGCGACACCCAGCGCCGCGTTGGCGATCTTTCGGGGGGGTACCGCAAACGCCTCGCCCTGGCCGCAGCTCTTGTGGCCGACCCGGATGTGCTGCTGCTCGATGAGCCCACCAACCACCTCGATGCCGACTGCATCCAGTGGCTCCAGGGCTACCTACAGCGCTTCCGCGGCGCCCTGGTGCTGATCACCCACGACCGCTATGTGCTCGATCAGGTGACCAACCGGATCGTGGAGGTGGACCGCGGCGAAGCCCGCAGCTACAGCGGCAACTACGCCTACTACCTAGCCCGCAAAGCCGAAGAAGATGCCGCGGAAGCCGCCAGCGAAGCCAAGCTCCGCAGCGTGCTGCGGCGGGAACTGGAGTGGCTCAAGCGCGGGCCCAAAGCCCGCAGCACCAAGCAAAAGGCGCGCATTCAACGCATCGAAGCGATGCAGGAGCAGCCCAAGCGCCAGGCCAAAGGGCAGCTAAGCCTCGCCACCAACCAGCGCCGCCTGGGCAAACGGGCGATCGAAGCGGAAGCGCTGGGGGTGTGGGCCAGCGACGAAGCGCGCGATGGCGGCGCCTCACCCCTGCTGCAAGCCTTCAGTTACGACTTCAGCCCGGAAGATCGGATCGGGATCATCGGGCCCAATGGCTCTGGGAAATCCACCCTGCTGGATTTGATCGCCGGGAGGCGCCAGGCCCACGCCGGCCGGATCGAACTGGGCAGCACCGTGAAGCTGGCCTACTTCGATCAGCACAGCCACCACGTGCTGGAAGACACCGATGCCGCCGGTCGCCAGCGCAAGGTGATCGATGTGGTGAAGGAGGCCGCCAGCACGGTGGAGCTGGAGGGCTCCACCCTCAGCGCTTCTCAATTGTTGGAGCGCTTTCTGTTCCCACCGGCCCAGCAGCACCAGCCGGTGAGCAAGCTCTCAGGCGGCGAGCGCCGCCGGCTGCACCTCTGCCGCCTGCTGATCGAGGCCCCCAACGTGCTGCTGCTCGATGAGCCCACGAACGATCTCGACGTGCAGACCCTCACCGTGCTCGAAGACTTCCTCGAAGACTTCCGCGGCTGCGTGGTGGTGGTCTCCCACGACCGCTACTTCCTCGATCGCACCGTGGATCGGCTGTTCAGCTTCGAGGACGGCCAGCTGGAGCGCTTCGAAGGCAACTACAGCAGCTATCTCGAGCGGCAGCAAAGCAAGGGGGCGTCAAGCAGCCATGGCGCGGGCACCAGCAGCAGCCCGGCGCCGAAACCCGAAGCACCCAGCGCCACTGCAGCCCCGGCCCCCGCGAGCAGCACCACCAAAACCCGCCGGCGCAGCTTCAAGGAAACCCGGGAGCTGGAGCAGCTCGATGCGCAGCTGCCGCAGTGGGAAGCCCGCCGCGGCGAACTGGAGGGCCTGCTGGCCGCAGGCGGCAGCGACTACGCCGCCCTGGAAGCCCTCAGCGCGGAGCTCTCCGAGCTGCTGGCGCAGATTACCCGTGGTGAAGAGCGCTGGCTCGAGCTCAGCGAACTGGCTGGCTAGCGCTGCTGCGCCGGCGGCGCAGCTGATGGGGAAGATCCGCCGCTGAGGGCCGGCAACCTCCAGGCCGAGCTGCGAGGTCACAACGAGGGGCGGGTGTGGGGCTCGAGCCCAGCCAGGGCTGGCGGCGGATCCGACCGGTGCGGGCCTCCTCCTCCTTGAGGGCGGTGGGCTTGTAGTCGTCTACGCCGCGCTGCAACGCCATCTCGTCCCCCATACGCCGCAGGTACAGATCGAGCGACCACTGCACCTGGTTGTGTTCAAACGCTTCGCAGGCCGCCTGCAGGGAGCTGAAGCGCTGGCTCACCAGACCGCTCGGAGCGCATTGCTTCCACACGAGCACGTCGTCGAAACTGAGGCCGGTTCGCCACTGGCGCTGCTCGGAGAGGTAGCAGTGATGCTCCGGACCATTGATCCAGTACAGGCGATCGCGATCGTCGATGAAATGGCGATCGCGGCGTTGGCGAATGCGTGTCATGGCCCCAGGAGCCTGGTGCCTTCTCCATAGCAACGCTGGCGGAAGCGCGCCGCATTCCAGGGCAGCAGGCCGAAATCAGAAGCCCACCACAAAGATCTCCTGCTTGGGGTCACAGCCCGTATGGTGTGCACGATGTCGAGCGGCCGAGCACTTCCGGCCTCCTCCATGAGCACCATCGACGAGCACATCGCGAAGGACAAATCCGAGATCGAAGCGGCACGCGCTGCCGGCGATCAGGGCAAGGTCCGCCACCTCGAAGAGGAAGTGAAGGACCTCGAGGAGTACAAAGCACATCACCCCGAGGACAAGCACGACCCAACCCCGCTTGAGGTGTTCTGCGACCTCAACCCCGACGCACCTGAGTGCCTCGTCTACGACGACTGAGTCGTCACCCCCGCGGCGTCACCCGGAAGCGAGCTTCAGATCCCGAGCTCCTTCCAGGTGGCTGCCAGCAGCTTGTCAAGGTTGGCTGAAGTGGCAGCTGAGATCGCCAGAACGGGCCGGCCGCAATGGTCGCTGGCCATCTGGATCCGCTCCTCGAGCTCATCATCCAGCAACAGCTCTGTTTTGTTGAGCGCCACCAGGCAGGGGCGCTCCTCCAGGCCGTTCCCATAGGCCTGAAGCTCCTGCTGCACCACCTGCAGATCGCGCACCACGTCGTCGGAGCTGGCATCCACCAGGTGGATCAACAGACGGGTGCGCTGGATGTGGCGCAAAAAATCGTGGCCGAGGCCAGCTCCCTGGGCGGCACCGGCAATCAGGCCCGGGATATCGGCAAACACGGTGCCATCTCCGGTGGGACGGCGCACCACACCGAGGTTGGGTACCAGGGTGGTGAAGGGATAGTCAGCGATCTTGGGTCGCGCCGCGGACAGCACCGAGATCAGCGTGCTCTTGCCAGCGTTGGGCAGGCCGATGATGCCCACCTCCGCCAGCAGCTTGAGCTCGAGCTGGAGGTTCCATTCCTCGCCATCGCGGCCCTCGGTGCACTTCTCCGGTGCCCGGTTGCGGTTGCTCAGATAGTGGGCGTTGCCGAGGCCGCCGCGGCCGCCAACAGCCACCAGCAGCTTCTGGCCTTTGTCGGTGAGATCACCCAACAAGATGCCCGTACGCAGGTCGCGCACTTCGGTGCCGCAGGGCACCTTGATCGTGAGCCCATCACCGCTGGCACCAGTGCTTTTGTTGGGCCCGCCGCGGCGACCATCCACGGCTTCAAACAGCCGCTTGTATTTGAAGTCGAGCAAGGTCTGAAGGTTGGGATCGGCCTCCAGCCACACATCACCGCCACGGCCACCATCACCACCTGAGGGGCCGCCTGCCGGCACATATTTCTCACGGCGGAAGGCCACAATGCCGTCGCCGCCGCGGCCCGCCCGCACCGCAATGCGGGCCTGATCGATGAACTGCATTTGACCAACCCTAGGATCGGGCCGCCGTGTGGCCTGGTCTTGGCAGAGGTTCGCTTCCAGCAGGTCAGCAAGACCTACCCGCCGCGCCGCGGCAGTGCGCCGGTACAGGTGCTGCGCCAGGTGGATCTGCAGATCGCCGATGGTGAATTTCTGGTACTCGTGGGCCCCTCAGGCTGCGGCAAGAGCACGCTGCTGCGCCTGCTAGCGGGCCTGGAGGCCCCCAGCGGTGGCGACATTTTTGTGGGCGATCGCTGCGTCACCGGCCTGCGGCCGGCGCAGCGGGACGTGGCGATGGTGTTCCAGAGCTACGCGCTCTACCCCCACCTCAACGTGGCCGACAACATCGGCTTCGGCCTGCGCCGCCAGCGCCGGCGCAGCACCGCTGAGCAACTGCAGGACGGTCTGCACCGCGCCAGCCGCGGCCTCCCCAAACCACTGCGCATTCCCTCCAGCCGCGAAACGCGCATCGAAGCGCGCATCCAGGACGTGGCGGCCACCCTTGAGCTCGACCATCTGCTCGATCGCCTGCCCAAGGAGCTCTCCGGCGGCCAGAAGCAGCGGGTGGCCCTGGGCCGCGCCATCGCCCGCCAGCCGGCGGTGTTCCTGATGGATGAACCGCTCAGCAATCTCGACGCCAAGTTGCGCACGGGCACCCGCGCCCAGATCGTGGAGCTGCAGCGCCGCCTCGGCACCACCACCGTGTACGTGACCCACGACCAGGTGGAAGCGATGACCATGGGCCACCGCATCGCCGTGCTCAACCGGGGCCACCTGCAGCAGCTCGGTACTCCCACCGAGCTCTATCAGTGGCCGAGCAATCTGTTCGTGGCGCAGTTCATCGGCAGCCCGCCGATGAATCTGCTGCCGGTGCGCAGCGCAGGCCAAGGCCAGCTGCAACTCGGCAGCCGCCGCTTCATTCCCGAAGGCCCCATGGCCGAGGCGCTCTTGCAGTGGCAGGCCCGCGGCGGCAGCGAGGATCTCCATGGCGGCCTGCGGGCCGAGCACCTCAAGCTCGCTCCCGCCACCAACCGCAACCTGCCGGCGGAGGTATGCCACGTGGAGGGCCTGGGCAACGAACAGCTGCTCACCGCACGGCTGCTGGAAGGCGATCACCTGGTGCAGCTACGAGCCGAACCCGATCAAGCGCTGGTGCCGGGCCAAAGCGTGCACCTCGAGGTGGATCCTCATGGCTGGCGCCTGTTCGATCAGGCGGGCGAAGCAATCCCAAGGCCCGAACCGGCCAGTGCAACCAGCCGCGAACCGGTGCTGCCGGATCTGAGCTGAAGCGATAGGCCGCCAGGCCCTTTATTTCGGCCAGATCACGCTGCAGCCCTGGCCGCCATCCCCTTGCTCAGCATCGCTGACGCGCTCCACGTAGGGAACGGTGGCCAACCACTCGCGCAGGCCGCGCTTGAGCTTGCCGGTGCCGATGCCGTGGATCACCCAGAGAGGGCCGCTGGCGGTGCGCAAGCGCTCCTCCACCGCCGCCTCCGCTTCATGCACACGCATGCCGCGCACATCCACGGTGTTGCGCTCCGTGCGCACATCGGGGCTGCGGCTGCCGACGGGGGTGCGGCTGCGCACCTTCACGGTGGCCTCCGGCGGGGCGGGCTTCTCGCCGTTGAGCCCTTCGATGGCCGAGAGCTCCAGGTTGAGCCGCATCACGCCGCAGCGCACGGTGAGCTCACGGCCATCAGCGGAGAGGGCCAACACCTCGCCGGCCTTGCCCAGCGACAGCACCCGCACCCGATCACCCACACCGGGCCTCCAGCCCTTGTGATCGCGCCGTTCGGGCTGAGGCCGGTGCTGCTGCTCGAGCTTCTTGAGGCGTTGACCAGCGCGACGGGCCGTTTCGCCGAGGCTGGAGGGATCCACATCACGGCCCTGGCGCAGGCGGCGGATGATCCGTCGCACCTCTTTCTGGCCGTCACGGATCGAGCGTTCAAGCTCCTGGCGGCGTTGCTCCTGCAACTCAGCGCTCTGTTCTTTCTGTTGCTGCCAGCGCTGGAGCAGCTCCTCGTGCAGGAGTTCGGTGCGAGCCAGCAGCGCTGCAGCCTCCTCGGCAGCTTCTTGTTGCTTCTGCCGCTGGTTCTCCAGCCCAGCGATCACCTGATTCACCTCTCCTTCACCACGGGGCGCCAACAACTGCTGGGCTTCATCGAGCACTGCAGCATCAAAACCGAGGCGATTGGCGATCGCCAAGGCATTGCTGCGCCCGGGAATGCCCCACTGCAGGCGATAGGTGGGCGACAGGGTTTCCACATCGAAGGCCACCGAGGCGTTTTCGAAGCGGGCGTCGTTGTATTTGAGGGCCTTGAGCTCTCCGAAGTGGGTGGTGGCGATGGTGAGCCGCGCCCGCTCCGCCAGCTGGCGCAACAAGGCGATCGCCAGGGCTGTGCCTTCGGCGGGATCGGTGCCGGCACCCACCTCATCAAGCAGCACCAGCGAGGCTCCGGCTGCGCTGGCCAGATCCGCACCTACGGGCGGTAGCGCCTCAAGGATGCGGGCGATGCGGCGCACATGGCCGCTAAAAGTGGAGAGGTTTTGCTGCAGCGACTGCTCATCGCCGATATCCGCCAGCACCTGGGCACACCAGGGCAGGCGCGGGCTGCCGCTACAGGGCACAAACAAACCGGACCGGGCCATCAAGGCCGCTAACCCCACGCTCTTGAGGGTCACGGTTTTGCCGCCCGTGTTGGGGCCCGTGATCGCCACCACCCGCAGCCCCTCATGCACCCGCAAGCTCACCGGCACCACCGCCCGGGAGCCTTCGCGGCGCTCCTGCCAGAGCAGCAGCGGATGGCGCAGCCCCTCCAGCTGCAGCGGCGCCAGCGGGTCGGCATCGAGTTCGGGACGCACCGCCCCTAGCCAGGTGCTGTAGCGGGCTCGCGCCAGAGCGCAATCGAGCAACAGCAACACCCGCTGAAGATGCTCCAGCGCCGGTTGCTCCTGCCCCACAAGGCCGCTGAGTTCGAAGAGCACAGCCCGCTCCGCTTCCCGCTCTTCACCCTCGAGCTGGCGGAGCCGATTGCCCAGGGGAATCACCGCCTGGGGCTCAATGAACACCGTGCTGCCGGAGGCGGAGCTGTCGTGCACCAGGCCCGGCAATTGGCTAGCGGCGCCGGCTTTCACCGCCAACACCGGACGGCCGTTGCGCTCAGAGATCACACTGTCCTGGAGCAGGGCGGCGTAACGACGTAGCAGCTCGTTCAGGCGATCGCGGCGCTCCTGGCGGGCTGAACCGATCTGGCGGCGCAACTGGGCGAGAGGCGGACTGGCCCGATCGGCGACGCGGCCACCGTCTTCAATGCAGAAGCGCAGACGCTGCTCCAGTTCTGGCAAGGTGCGGAGCTCTTCCACCAGCGCCGTGGTGGTGGGCCTCAACTCGGGATCATCGATCTGGCGGCGGAGCCGGCGCGCCGCTGCCAATGTTGTGGCCACATCCAGCAGTTCATCAGCTGAAGCCACCCCGCCCTTGGCACACAGCTGCACGGTGCGGGTGAGCTCCGCCACCCCCTGAAAACTGAGGCCGCCCTCTAGAACTCCATCGAGGGCCAGCAGTTCGGTGGTTTGCGCCAACAGCTGGCGGCTGGCCTCAAGGCTGGGAGCCAGCGGCAGCTCACGGCACACGCGACGGCCTGCCGTGGTGCTGGCGAAGCCGGCCACATGCTCCCCCAGGCGGGCCCACTCGAGCAGCTCGAGGGCCTCACGCTGAATGCCACTGGAGGGGGCTGCCGCGTGAGGCTGGCGTGCCGGTACGGCGGTGTCCCCAACGGGATCTCCATGGAGATCGGCACCAGGAGAATTGCCCAGGGCGAATTCAGCAGGCAGCGCCTCCTGCGACCCGGTTTGCGGTGCAGCCGTCACGCCGGAAACACCGCAATCGGTTCGGCGCCGGTGTTGGAGGGAATGCCACCGGCCGGCTCGTACAGCATCTCCAGCCAATTGCCTTCCGGATCCTGCATGTAGAACGACGCAGTGCCGTCGCGGTGGTCGTGCACCGGCCCGCAGCTGTGGCCCTGCTCCACCAGCTGCTCGCGGATCCGATCCACCTCAGCGCGATCGTTGAAGTGGAAGGCGAAGTGGGGGCCAGCGGCGCGATAGCTCGGGCTCAACAGGGCAATGCCTTCGCCGGTGGCAGGCCACTGCACGTAGCACCAGTCGTCGGCATCCCAGGTGAGCCGCAGGCCGAGCCCGAGATAAAAGCGCTTGGCGCGATCCATGTCTTGCACCCGCAGGGCGACATGGCCGAGTCGGTGGCTGGCGGACATGGACCTGATCGACGATCCTTCCATTGTCAACGCTGTCACCCACCGCGGAGGTTCGGCAGAAATCATGGTGCGAGAGGACGGCCTGCCGTGAACCTGAAGCCATCCCTGCACACCCTCAAAGCTTGGGTGCATCGCCAGGCCGGCGATCCGGAGGGCCAGGTGCTGCTCAGCCTGATCAGCGTGGGCAGCCTCACCGCGCTTTGGGCCCTGTTCTGGCCGGTGCCCACCGAGGTAGTAGGCCGTGGGGTGGTGATTGTGCCGGGCGGCGCCACCATCGTGGATAGCCGGGCCGAAGGTCAGATCCGCGAGCTGAAGGTGAAGGTGGGCGATCCGGTGCGCCAGGGCCAGTTGCTGATGGTGCTCGATCAACCGGCCCTCGAGAAACAGCTCGAACAGCAGCAGCGCGACCTGCGCGAACTGGAGCAGATCAACAACGATCTCAACCGCCGCGATGCGATCCGCCTGCAGGCCGCGCGCGACGTGCGCGATACGGCTTTACGCAAGCTGGAGCGCGAGCGTCAGCGAGTACGCAACCTGCAGACCACCTACGCCCAGAAAGTGGCCGATTTTGCCCATCTGGCCCGCACTGAGGTGGTGGCACCGCTCTCCCAGGAGGTGGTGAGCACCTCGGATCGCAACACCCAGTTGCAGGTGGAGCTCGATGACCTCGCCATCCGCGAAAAAGATGTGATCAGCGCCTACACCAAGGTGAAGCTCGACATCGACACCGAGCAGCAGCAGCGGCGCTTTCGCATCGACAACACCCGCCGTGAAGTGCGGGTGACCGAAGCCAAACTCAAATACCAGGGCCACCTCACCGCCAAGCGCGATGGCCGTGTGCTCGACCTGCAGGTGATCCACGGCCAAACCGTGAAACCGGGCCAACGCCTCGGCACCCTCGGCGCCGCCACTGCCACGGCTTCAATCAGTGAGAGGCTCCGAGCCATCGCCTATTTCCACCCTGCCGATGCCCGCCGCCTGCAGCACAACCAGGGCATCGAGGTGGTGCCCGACT is a genomic window of Synechococcus sp. HK05 containing:
- a CDS encoding aspartoacylase → MGQGRVLVVAATHGNERNAPWLLEQWRARPDLLQASGLALQLEIGNPEAFAANRRYLDRDLNRCFTPELFADTSRSEREVLRARALLAAHGPDGQVPCAVALDLHSTTSAMGNSLVVYGRRPADLALAAGIQARLGLPVYLHEADAAQTGFLVERWPVGLVIEVGPVPQGLVSAAICRQTQLALEAALDTLAAAAVGALRLPRSLQVHLHHSSLDLLRQPDGTPAVALHPQLQHRDWRPLQPGDPLFWRADGTGLAYAPEPDTDPLARWPVFINEAAYGEKGIALSLCRRECWTCEPSWAEALSRWAQMAGPL
- a CDS encoding glutathione S-transferase C-terminal domain-containing protein: MAIPPGVVSAARAGWRWQWRQLMQGLGPADSDGHYRRPAAAFSALPPLPATAAEPQSHVLIVGRSCPWAHRAWLVWTLRQLQDSIELLVVEPDPEAGRWRFNTPFLGCSTLQELYRRSGAAANQRATVPVLVDRSSGRVVLGESARLIELLNQWPAPMTAPDLAPPELRAQVGSWRDLFQGAVNDGVYRCGFARNQAAYDRAEGELFAALDEAEAALAMADAGPWLCGTHLTLADVQLFPTLIRLELVYAPLFGVSRRPLWQLPALWRWRQRMYGLPGVADTCCDQAWRHDYFGALFPLHPSGIVPAGPALVTLVQAPLQP
- a CDS encoding DUF2301 domain-containing membrane protein codes for the protein MTSFEGVYGPYSITADDEREVLGYRLALFTAALAQAGLLLQWKQLGEAWLWPWLVPLLLGVGLALRWIHIYLRPLHRALQLLWLLGCLGFAALALRAGPTGMAAAVAADPRWIWAIGLFFAALAGIGFKEFFCFRRPEAIGVTLLLPLALLGALSGLLPVAASGTLLGLEAGLLLVLTLRKFPMPAHADVGDKSVFAYLEAQRQQPRP
- a CDS encoding ABC-F family ATP-binding cassette domain-containing protein, which gives rise to MSLISLVDVRKDFGIRTLFDGLSLHVGERERLGLIGPNGAGKSTLMRVLAGQEPPGAGERRTLPQARIVLVSQEPEMDPERTVLEQVFAESGEKMQLLRRYTEVSDALAHAHANGDDDTALLSELGELNARMDQSQAWDLEQQIREVLQRLGIGDTQRRVGDLSGGYRKRLALAAALVADPDVLLLDEPTNHLDADCIQWLQGYLQRFRGALVLITHDRYVLDQVTNRIVEVDRGEARSYSGNYAYYLARKAEEDAAEAASEAKLRSVLRRELEWLKRGPKARSTKQKARIQRIEAMQEQPKRQAKGQLSLATNQRRLGKRAIEAEALGVWASDEARDGGASPLLQAFSYDFSPEDRIGIIGPNGSGKSTLLDLIAGRRQAHAGRIELGSTVKLAYFDQHSHHVLEDTDAAGRQRKVIDVVKEAASTVELEGSTLSASQLLERFLFPPAQQHQPVSKLSGGERRRLHLCRLLIEAPNVLLLDEPTNDLDVQTLTVLEDFLEDFRGCVVVVSHDRYFLDRTVDRLFSFEDGQLERFEGNYSSYLERQQSKGASSSHGAGTSSSPAPKPEAPSATAAPAPASSTTKTRRRSFKETRELEQLDAQLPQWEARRGELEGLLAAGGSDYAALEALSAELSELLAQITRGEERWLELSELAG
- a CDS encoding Calvin cycle protein CP12, whose product is MSTIDEHIAKDKSEIEAARAAGDQGKVRHLEEEVKDLEEYKAHHPEDKHDPTPLEVFCDLNPDAPECLVYDD
- the cgtA gene encoding Obg family GTPase CgtA gives rise to the protein MQFIDQARIAVRAGRGGDGIVAFRREKYVPAGGPSGGDGGRGGDVWLEADPNLQTLLDFKYKRLFEAVDGRRGGPNKSTGASGDGLTIKVPCGTEVRDLRTGILLGDLTDKGQKLLVAVGGRGGLGNAHYLSNRNRAPEKCTEGRDGEEWNLQLELKLLAEVGIIGLPNAGKSTLISVLSAARPKIADYPFTTLVPNLGVVRRPTGDGTVFADIPGLIAGAAQGAGLGHDFLRHIQRTRLLIHLVDASSDDVVRDLQVVQQELQAYGNGLEERPCLVALNKTELLLDDELEERIQMASDHCGRPVLAISAATSANLDKLLAATWKELGI
- a CDS encoding ABC transporter ATP-binding protein, which encodes MAEVRFQQVSKTYPPRRGSAPVQVLRQVDLQIADGEFLVLVGPSGCGKSTLLRLLAGLEAPSGGDIFVGDRCVTGLRPAQRDVAMVFQSYALYPHLNVADNIGFGLRRQRRRSTAEQLQDGLHRASRGLPKPLRIPSSRETRIEARIQDVAATLELDHLLDRLPKELSGGQKQRVALGRAIARQPAVFLMDEPLSNLDAKLRTGTRAQIVELQRRLGTTTVYVTHDQVEAMTMGHRIAVLNRGHLQQLGTPTELYQWPSNLFVAQFIGSPPMNLLPVRSAGQGQLQLGSRRFIPEGPMAEALLQWQARGGSEDLHGGLRAEHLKLAPATNRNLPAEVCHVEGLGNEQLLTARLLEGDHLVQLRAEPDQALVPGQSVHLEVDPHGWRLFDQAGEAIPRPEPASATSREPVLPDLS
- a CDS encoding endonuclease MutS2 translates to MQREALELLEWARLGEHVAGFASTTAGRRVCRELPLAPSLEASRQLLAQTTELLALDGVLEGGLSFQGVAELTRTVQLCAKGGVASADELLDVATTLAAARRLRRQIDDPELRPTTTALVEELRTLPELEQRLRFCIEDGGRVADRASPPLAQLRRQIGSARQERRDRLNELLRRYAALLQDSVISERNGRPVLAVKAGAASQLPGLVHDSSASGSTVFIEPQAVIPLGNRLRQLEGEEREAERAVLFELSGLVGQEQPALEHLQRVLLLLDCALARARYSTWLGAVRPELDADPLAPLQLEGLRHPLLLWQERREGSRAVVPVSLRVHEGLRVVAITGPNTGGKTVTLKSVGLAALMARSGLFVPCSGSPRLPWCAQVLADIGDEQSLQQNLSTFSGHVRRIARILEALPPVGADLASAAGASLVLLDEVGAGTDPAEGTALAIALLRQLAERARLTIATTHFGELKALKYNDARFENASVAFDVETLSPTYRLQWGIPGRSNALAIANRLGFDAAVLDEAQQLLAPRGEGEVNQVIAGLENQRQKQQEAAEEAAALLARTELLHEELLQRWQQQKEQSAELQEQRRQELERSIRDGQKEVRRIIRRLRQGRDVDPSSLGETARRAGQRLKKLEQQHRPQPERRDHKGWRPGVGDRVRVLSLGKAGEVLALSADGRELTVRCGVMRLNLELSAIEGLNGEKPAPPEATVKVRSRTPVGSRSPDVRTERNTVDVRGMRVHEAEAAVEERLRTASGPLWVIHGIGTGKLKRGLREWLATVPYVERVSDAEQGDGGQGCSVIWPK
- a CDS encoding VOC family protein; the protein is MSASHRLGHVALRVQDMDRAKRFYLGLGLRLTWDADDWCYVQWPATGEGIALLSPSYRAAGPHFAFHFNDRAEVDRIREQLVEQGHSCGPVHDHRDGTASFYMQDPEGNWLEMLYEPAGGIPSNTGAEPIAVFPA
- a CDS encoding NHLP bacteriocin system secretion protein, with amino-acid sequence MNLKPSLHTLKAWVHRQAGDPEGQVLLSLISVGSLTALWALFWPVPTEVVGRGVVIVPGGATIVDSRAEGQIRELKVKVGDPVRQGQLLMVLDQPALEKQLEQQQRDLRELEQINNDLNRRDAIRLQAARDVRDTALRKLERERQRVRNLQTTYAQKVADFAHLARTEVVAPLSQEVVSTSDRNTQLQVELDDLAIREKDVISAYTKVKLDIDTEQQQRRFRIDNTRREVRVTEAKLKYQGHLTAKRDGRVLDLQVIHGQTVKPGQRLGTLGAATATASISERLRAIAYFHPADARRLQHNQGIEVVPDWQQRGRFGGIQGVVERVSLLPATPEDINTTMGNPPLAESLVASGPVVRTEIELLPSRRSDDGFRWTLSNGSSVFPIREGLTLKAHAYVEWRTPVSYVLPILRDLTGTYRTPRLDLQQDQPSRRQEGTLP